From the genome of Vibrio navarrensis, one region includes:
- the pyrD gene encoding quinone-dependent dihydroorotate dehydrogenase produces the protein MLYRLARAGFFQLDAEKAHDLAIQNFKRFTGTPLDLFYRQQLPHRPVECMGLTFRNPVGLAAGLDKNGECIEAFDAMGFGFVEVGTVTPRPQSGNDKPRLFRLVNAEGIINRMGFNNEGVDYLIENVKKAKYSCILGINIGKNKDTPIEKGVEDYLICMDKVYEYAGYIAVNVSSPNTPGLRSLQYGEALDELLSSLKHKQEELAEKYSKYVPLTLKIAPDLTDEEIKQICQSLIKNKIDGVIATNTTLDRSIVEGMKYANEAGGLSGRPLQSRSTEVVRLLHQELQGDIPIIGVGGIDSFVAAKEKMMAGANLVQVYSGFIYHGPGLVRDIVKNL, from the coding sequence ATGCTTTACCGTCTAGCCAGAGCTGGCTTTTTTCAATTGGATGCCGAAAAGGCGCATGACCTTGCCATTCAAAATTTCAAACGTTTCACTGGAACACCTCTCGATCTATTCTATCGTCAACAACTTCCACATCGTCCTGTTGAGTGTATGGGATTAACCTTCCGTAATCCTGTCGGCTTGGCCGCGGGGCTCGATAAAAATGGAGAATGCATTGAAGCGTTTGACGCGATGGGGTTTGGGTTTGTCGAAGTCGGTACCGTCACGCCACGACCTCAATCTGGCAATGACAAACCACGCTTGTTCCGCCTAGTCAATGCCGAGGGCATTATCAATCGTATGGGCTTCAATAATGAAGGTGTTGATTACCTGATTGAGAATGTTAAAAAAGCCAAGTACAGCTGTATCCTTGGGATCAATATTGGCAAAAATAAAGATACGCCGATTGAGAAAGGGGTAGAGGATTACCTCATCTGTATGGATAAAGTGTATGAATACGCTGGCTATATTGCGGTGAATGTTTCATCACCCAATACACCAGGATTGCGCTCTCTACAATATGGTGAAGCGTTAGATGAACTCTTGTCCTCGTTGAAACACAAGCAAGAAGAGCTAGCAGAAAAGTACAGCAAATATGTCCCGTTGACACTGAAGATCGCGCCGGATCTTACGGATGAGGAAATTAAGCAGATTTGCCAATCGTTGATCAAAAATAAGATCGATGGTGTGATCGCGACCAACACGACTCTTGATCGCAGTATTGTGGAAGGAATGAAGTACGCTAATGAGGCGGGAGGGTTAAGTGGCCGTCCTCTGCAATCGCGCAGTACCGAAGTCGTCCGTCTACTTCATCAGGAGTTACAGGGTGACATTCCTATCATCGGTGTTGGCGGTATTGATTCATTTGTCGCCGCGAAAGAGAAAATGATGGCGGGGGCGAATCTAGTTCAGGTTTATTCTGGCTTTATTTACCATGGGCCAGGTCTGGTACGCGATATTGTTAAAAATCTGTGA